Proteins from a single region of Urocitellus parryii isolate mUroPar1 chromosome 4, mUroPar1.hap1, whole genome shotgun sequence:
- the Ccdc183 gene encoding coiled-coil domain-containing protein 183: MKVHEADVESQELRTITRLQEQCRALQIQGVKDKIAQNKATQALLRSNIRRGAQDWALAKKNDQWTISTACGKDVHTRMAQGRSTVEVARANLRKYVFDRVNAHNMLIHLVRRREERLESMQLELASLRNKSEASKEEKWMLQVIRQLENNIEKTTIKITTCQNIHLLYLGLLDYLKKVLVGYPTELDKLQNLVVNYYSELSDMSVLSQEAMMITDEVKRNMRKKEASFIEERRARENRLNQQKKLIDKIHSKETSEKYRRGQTDLDFPSNVMISDTLKVKKKETSAAELEYQTEVIAWVEKVKSAVRCSHLWDITGRFLAQKNTEENLELQMEDCEQQRVQLEALMKKLELEEALLKFHQMPSSVSFKSIESKIKNMLQEEEARLQEAYNHMTRSQQLLLVLQTGIDNLYIRLIGIALPAAQKEVAPSDTLDLFSKLTYCQGKLMYLVDRLQMLPRTEEVSTKVRDTLESSTLKEKHNTRITFEDAEEDMIESFQFGDVDHSYVPSRAEIKKQAQGLIEERLKAAKKRRK; this comes from the exons ATGAAAGTGCATGAGGCAGATGTGGAGAGTCAGGAGCTAAGGACCATCACTCGGCTCCAAG AGCAATGTCGGGCGCTCCAAATCCAGGGGGTGAAGGACAAGATCGCACAGAACAAAGCAACCCAGGCCCTTCTGCGCAGCAACATCCGTCGTGGGGCCCAGGACTGGGCTTTGGCCAAGAAG AATGACCAGTGGACCATCTCCACAGCTTGTGGGAAGGACGTGCACACGAGGATGGCGCAAGGCCGCAGCACCGTGGAG GTGGCACGGGCGAATCTGCGCAAGTACGTCTTCGATCGTGTGAACGCGCACAACATGCTGATCCATCTGGTGCGGCGGCGCGAGGAGAGGCTGGAAAGCATGCAACTGGAGTTGGCCAGCCTGCGGAACAAGTCAGAAGCCTCCAAGGAGGAGAAGTGGATGCTGCAG GTCATCCGCCAGCTGGAGAACAACATCGAAAAGACGACGATCAAGATCACCACTTGCCAGAACATCCACCTGCTGTACCTGGGCCTGCTGGACTACCTGAAGAAA GTACTTGTAGGATACCCCACGGAGCTGGACAAGCTGCAGAACCTGGTGGTCAACTACTATTCAGAACTGTCGGACATGTCAGTCCTGTCCCAAGAAGCCATGATGATTACTGATGAGGTCAAG AGGAACATGAGGAAAAAGGAGGCGTCCTTCATTGAGGAGCGCAGGGCACGGGAGAACCGGCTCAACCAGCAGAAGAAGCTCATTGACAAGATCCACAGCAAGGAGACCAGCGAGAAGTACCGCCGG GGTCAGACAGACCTGGACTTCCCCTCCAATGTGATGATTTCGGATACTCTGAAGG tgaagaagaaagaaacttccGCAGCAGAACTTGAATACCAGACAGAGGTGATTGCTTGGGTGGAGAAGGTCAAGTCTGCAGTGCGATGCTCTCACCTCTGG GACATCACGGGCCGCTTCCTGGCTCAAAAAAACACAGAGGAGAACCTGGAGCTGCAGATGGAGGACTGTGAGCAGCAGCGGGTACAGCTGGAGGCCCTGATGAAGAAGCTGGAGCTGGAGGAGGCACTACTCAAGTTCCACCAGATGCCCAGCTCTGTCAG CTTTAAGTCCATTGAGTCCAAGATAAAGAACATGCTGCAGGAGGAAGAAGCCAGGCTCCAGGAGGCCTACAACCACATGACCAGGAGCCAGCAGCTACTGCTGGTCCTCCAGACAGGCATTGACAACCTGTACATCCGGCTCATCGGCATCGCCTTGCCTGCTGCCCAG AAAGAAGTGGCACCCTCCGATACCCTTGATTTGTTTAGTAAGCTGACATACTGCCAGGGGAAGCTCATGTACCTGGTTGACCGCCTGCAAATGCTGCCCAGGACTGAGGAG GTCAGCACAAAGGTGAGGGACACCCTGGAGTCCTCAACTCTGAAGGAGAAGCACAACACTAGGATCACCTTTGAAGATGCAGAGGAGGACATGATAG